The Saccharomyces eubayanus strain FM1318 chromosome IV, whole genome shotgun sequence genome contains the following window.
CATTGGTGCGGCTATAAGTTCCGCTATTATATTGAAGCTTTGCAAAGCAATGGGAACAGGATGGTGTTTTACAGGACTGGGGTTGTGTAGTCTGTTTTCGCTAATTGGTATATTATATCTAATCATTTTTCAGAGAAAGTATGTTACTGAAGAGTTTTGAGGGATTGTTAATGTTTAGCTGGTATACTCATATTTTTGACTTTTCTCAATCAAGATAAAGAAGTTTCCGATTACAAGATACACACATCTAGAAATATTAATGATCACATTTACGTTGAATAATTTAAGATTTATATGCGTTcgctttttcaaagaataaaatCGATGTTATAGTTAATTATATTAAATTAAGccaaaagtatatatatctaaaaaggaaaaagtataaaaatTATGCAGGTCCAAAACATACTTAAgccttcaaagaagaagctcttctctttctgaTTTGAGCCTTTTCAGCCTTTCTTTCAGACAATCTCTTAGCCAACAATTGAGCGTATTCGGCAGCAGCTTCTCTTTGAGATTGAGCGTTTCTGACCTTCAAAGCTCTTTGGtgtctctttctttgcaatCTTTGAGGAGTGACCAATCTTTGGATCTTTGGAGCCTTGGTGTAAGTCTTTTCACCCTTGGTGACTTCTCTTCTAATGACGAAATCACGAACATCATCTTCCTTGGACA
Protein-coding sequences here:
- the RPS6B gene encoding 40S ribosomal protein eS6, producing the protein MKQGVLLPTRIKLLLTKNVSCYRPRREGERKRKSVRGAIVGPDLAVLALVIIKKGEQELEGLTDTTVPKRLGPKRANNIRKFFGLSKEDDVRDFVIRREVTKGEKTYTKAPKIQRLVTPQRLQRKRHQRALKVRNAQSQREAAAEYAQLLAKRLSERKAEKAQIRKRRASSLKA